In one Cervus elaphus chromosome 9, mCerEla1.1, whole genome shotgun sequence genomic region, the following are encoded:
- the CAMLG gene encoding guided entry of tail-anchored proteins factor CAMLG: MEPVTVATDSGDRPGAPAGLGLSASQRRAELRRRKLLMNSEQRINRIMGFHRPGSGAEEESQTKSKQQDSDKLNSLTIPSVSKRVVLGDSVSAGTTDQSGMAEVKGTQLGDPLDSFIKPSECSNDISLELRQRNRGDLTTDSVQRGSRHGLEQYLSRFEEAMKLRKQLISEKPSQEDGNTTEEFDSFRIFRLVGCALLAFGVRAFVCKYLSIFAPFLTLQLAYMGLYKYFPKSEKKIKTTVLTAALLLSGIPAEVINRSMDTYSKMGEVFTDLCVYFFTFIFCHELLDYWGSEVP; the protein is encoded by the exons ATGGAGCCGGTCACCGTCGCTACCGACAGCGGGGACCGGCCGGGGGCCCCGGCTGGCTTAGGCCTGTCGGCTTCCCAGCGTCGGGCGGAGCTGCGGCGGAGAAAGCTGCTCATGAACTCGGAACAGCGCATCAACCGAATTATGGGCTTTCACAGGCCCGGGAGCGGCGCGG aagaagaaagtcaaacaaaatcaaaacagcaGGACAGTGATAAACTGAACTCCCTCACCATTCCTTCGGTTTCAAAGCGAGTAGTGCTGGGTGATTCAGTCAGTGCAGGAACGACTGACCAGAGTGGAATGGCCGAGGTAAAGGGGACTCAGCTGGGAGACCCACTGGACTCTTTCATTAAACCTTCTGAGTGCAGTAATGATATAAGCCTTGAGCTCCGGCAGCGGAACAGAGGGGACCTGACAACCGACTCTGTCCAGAGGGGTTCTCGCCACGGCCTGGAACAGTACCTCTCCAGATTTGAAGAAGCAATGAAGCTAAGGAAACAGCTGATTAGTGAAAAGCCCAGTCAAGAAGATGGAAATACAACAGAGGAATTTGACTCTTTTCGAATATTTAGATTGGTGGGCTGCGCTCTTCTTGCCTTTGGAGTGAGAgcctttgtttgcaaatatttg TCCATATTCGCTCCCTTTCTTACGTTACAACTCGCATACATGGGACtgtacaaatattttcccaag agtgaaaagaagataaagacAACAGTACTAACAGCTGCACTTCTATTATCTGGAATTCCTGCTGAAGTGATAAATCGATCAATGGATACTTACAGCAAAATGGGCGAAGTTTTCACAGATCTCTGTGTCtacttttttacttttatcttttgtCATGAACTACTTGATTATTGGGGCTCTGAGGTACCATGA